DNA from Cynocephalus volans isolate mCynVol1 chromosome 2, mCynVol1.pri, whole genome shotgun sequence:
AAAGTATTCTTCTAACTGTGACTATCTGCCTTTTTGGGTTTCCCAAGTAAAGACATTCCTTTATGAGTAAAAACACCGAAGGACTGAAAATTGTCGTTTTCCAGCAATCaaatcaaatcaaggtaattccCCAGGGCCCCAAATTTTCCAGAGCCCCCAAATTATATAGAATGACTATCGTGAGGAAGGGCTGCTTGTCTGCAGTAGAGAGGTGGGAGAAGAAGTGTTAATCCCTTTAAAGTTAAACTTTGTGTATTTCCCTCCGGGACATGGGCTCCCATTTAGCTACTTAGTCCCCCCATGCTACTTCACTTCTACCTTGTATACCTACAGTTTCCAATGCTAATATTGTTTCAATTTTGATACCCTCAATTTATTCAACTGAATTTTATCTGCATTAAGTATTACTGCAGAGTATAAGGAAAAGGCATACTTACGCTTAGTGTAACAGATGCCAGGACTGGCCATGGATGAAGGTCCATAATGAAACACAGATAATTTATGTCTTACAACTAAACTGGAGATAATCCATTAATTGACTCCAAATCAGTAGTAAAGCATAAGGTTTCCAAATAATACATTCAAAAGTAAAAGCTTTTAAGGctctaaaagttttattgttaCCTTTTACTTACATATTACAAATacagtaatatattttataatgaatcCAAGACCAAGGATGTTAAGATCGACTTCAGAATCTAAATAGAGTTCTCGGTACAGCACATTAAACATGGCCATCATTCAttaactcaatgtaaaaggcaaTTTATTGCACAGCATTCATGTAATACAAGCATCCCAACCCCCATGAAAAaagctttgttgctgtttttctctgATAAGTACATGTTTATGCTAAAGTCATATTTGAATTCCAACATCCCCCTGGCCCCATCCACCCTCATCTGGAAAATAGCCCAGCTTCTACCCCAGAGCTTGCACAGCACAATCCCTTGAACAGAGAATTGCAGTGTCTACTGTAAGGTGCCTTTACACTAAGCATTTAGTGACTCACAGGGAAAAGAAATGGTAAGACAGAACTTTGACAAAATCAGTCACAGCTGGGCTAACGTCATAAGCAAAAAATAAGGGTGACAATAGGCAAACATTTcgaaagctttcttttttttttttttttttgaagtttttaaaattttattttctgtacaaAAAGCTAGTATGGTTTCTTTCAATAAGTAGAAGCCTTGGATAATCCACTCAAGGAAGATCATTTAGTGCAACTTGATGAAGCCTATATCCTCTGCATACAGACAGAAGCACCAGTGACACATACTGACTCCATATATCTGGCTCAGGCCATGCTGGTTTGAGCAGACATGGCAAGAGCAAAAACCCTGATTGGATTTTCACAGGTGGCTCCAGTAGACCTGCTAGTGACCCATCTTGCTTTCAGGGGTGAATCAATGCAAAAGGCACAAACTTTAATATCAGTCAAAAAACTCTTAAATACTGTTTCCGAAAATAGATTCTATGGGACATAAGTTTCTTCATCAATTTAATTGATTTACATGACTAAAAGTAGTGATAGATAAAGCAGGTTTGGTAAATGCCAAGCTAAACACAGTTAACTTGACTactggaatttttgtttttagtagaGTGCTTCCTGAAGcttgtaaaatattttcacataaaacttgtctttctttccctcctatTTCCCTTAAAGCACGTAGCAGGTTTTATGTTCCATAGCTCACACGCTGGGAAACTGCTCTAAACGAAAGAATCTTTTCTTCAACACGAGACCACGTAAAAATCTGGTCATTAACTCTTGATTTGGAAACTAAATACAAATAACATCCATCACAATACAtcataataatagcaaataatatttgtgggttttttttttttttttttgacagctggccagtatgggaatctgaagtCTTGATATTGttaagcatttattatgtgccaagtacCATTACAtcgaatttttatttcattatttaattctcattacCACTCTATGAGATAGGTAACTTTTATTATCCCTAATTTATACAAGAGGAAACAGATGAACAGAGGTGAAACTTGTTCAATGTTACAAAGCTAGTGAGTAACAGAGACTGAATTCAAATCCAGACAGTTTGAGCCCAGAATTCTAAAGTACTCTGTGCTAAATATCTCCAAAGAGCAGACACTTAGCTCCCTGGAGAGGATTCTCCCATCCTtagcaataacaaaaatatttaatacccTTGTTTTTTCAGAGGTATATACAAAGGATCAATGACTGAGATCTTTAGCTGGAATTAATCCCCTTTTACTTCTCTAAAAAGATTCAGATCAAATAACTGCTGACCAGGACtccaggaaggaaggggaaaaaacaatatactattaaaaaatgaaacaagaatgaGAAGCCCTGGgtgattttatttatgaattttctaaTTAATCTTGACAAAAAGTGAGACACTCATAAAATGAAGTCAAAATTTAGAAGTCacaaagaaaagattatttttagtCGGTAGCTATAAAGTGTGTTGGACTCTATTCTGTAGTCAGAGATTTGTGCCAATCCTGAGAATGTTTTCAGAGGAAACTTGACTTAGTAGGAGTCAAATTCTTGGTTAGAGTTTaaattacagtatttttaaagCTTGGGTTATATAGgttttccaaactgttttcctttACACAGGGGTTCCAAAAACACCCAAACAAATGTTATATGACTTCccatatataataaacataagaaaaacctTTTAAAGGGGGATTAAGTCTTTAAAAAGTATCTAAGCAACCAAAGGCATATCTGAAATGCCTATGAGACCAAGAAATAAAACTACTActataataacagtaataataataatatgtttctcatttcatttttataacatcCCTTTGAGGAAGATACTTTTACTGTTGGTTCTAAAGATAAGGACACCGAAGCACAGAGATATTAactaatttgcccaaggtcattcagctacaAGGAAGAACTAGCATTCCAACCTAGGCAGTCTGGTTCTAGATCCAGAGGTCATGCTCTAAACCATTTTGCAATACTCCCTTTCAACCTTTCTTGTTCCCTGACCTCAGCCTGGATCATTAAGTTGTATCATGGATCAAAATGCACCTTCTAAGAACTAATGGTAATGGTAATCAACACACATGGGCCATTTTCCAAGGTAGCCCATATGCTAGGCCTTAAAAACAAGACTCAATTaatttaaaaggactgaaatcatacaaaatatgctAACTacagtggaattaaattagaaatcaccCGCAGAAAGAAATCTGTGAAATCtccaaatacttgaaaattaaacaatacacttctaaataatccatggcaAAAAGAGGTTAcgtgggaaattagaaaataccttaaAACTGAATGAGGATGAAAACAACATATCAAAGTATGTGGAATGAAGCTAAAATGGAGTTTATAGACAGAAATCTACAGCATTAGATGAtttactggaaaagaaaaaggtttaaaATCAATGATGTAAGctctatcttaaaaaaaaatagaaaagagcaaattaaactaaagcaaatagaaggaaggaaataacacaATTCAGAAATCAATGaatctgaaaactacaaaatttctCTCTGTAGAAATcaacaagctaattctaaaatttgtatggaagcaAAAGAactagaacagccaaaacaattttgggaGGAAAAAGTTAGAGGATCCACATGAACTGATTTAAAGACTTACAATATTTATGGTGTGGTACTGGTGAAGAAAAAACACACAAGGATTCCAGAAATCCACAAATTTatgatcaactgatttttgacaaatgtatgtcTGCttaggttgcttataacaaaattggaactgggtaatttataaagaaaaacaacatttattgcttacagtttctgaggctgggaagtccaaagtccatctggtggtggtgaccgTGACCCAGGCACCTCACATTGCAAGAccgtggaaggagagagagcagagagcaaaagagacagactctcctcttttaaagccctcagaaccacgcccctgaccaccatttttaatctattcactactgcatggttctacaatccaatcagctcttaaaggctccacctttcaattaccataataggatttcccaccttcttaacagtcacagagggggctaagtttctgatacataaaacttgggggacacaattcaagtttcagtgagtttgggggaaacataattcaatccactacaacaaaagtgtcaaaagaaaagaaatagctttttcaacaaatagtattTGAACAACTGGACATCTGTATGCAAAACAATAAACCTCAcatgtatacaaaaattaattcaaaatggatcataaacttaaatgtaaaactgaaATCCATAAAGCAtctagaagaaaagaggagaaaaatcttGGTGACACTGGGTTTGGTAAAGATTTCTTATGACATGAAACACAcacatcataaaagaaaaatagataaatcagatttcaaaataaaaattgctctttgaaaagacactgtcaagaaaatgaaaagacaagccacagattgggagaaaattctGTAAAATATCTATCAAATAAAGGACTGGTAACCAGAATATATGACTCTCCCAACTCAGTAagaaaccaaacaacccaatttaaaaaatgagcagaagatatgaacagacacttcaccaaagaagtgATACAGACGGTAAATAACTACATGTAGAGATGTTCAaccatcattagtcattaaggaaattaaaattaaaatttacatcaAGATACTACTATGTACCTATTAGAATggttcaaattaaaaaaaaaagtgacaataaCAAGTGCTAATGAGGAAGCAGAGCTACTGGAAATTTCAAACATTGCcggtgggaatgcagaatggtacAGCCTCTTTAGAAACAGTCTGGCAATTGTATATAAAGTTAAACACACCCTTACCATAtgaaccaagagaaatgaaaatatatgtccccACAAAATCCTGAATATGAATGAATGTATGTAGCAGCTTTGTTCAGAATTGCCAAAAACTGGTAACAACCCAAATGACTATGaactagtgaatggataaacaaattctGGTAACTTTATAAAATGGAGTACTTCACAGCAATAAGAAGATACAAATTACTGATCGATGCAACATGGATGATGCTAAGTaaaaagccagactcaaaagactACAtacatgatcccatttatatgacattctgtaaaaggtaaaaccaaagaaagaaaaaagttgccaggggctggggtgagaGGAGAGGGCTGACTGATTACAAAACGTCATAAGggaactttttggggtgatggaaatattttattcctttattgtgGTGGTCAGTATAAGACTGCATGCGTTGTCAAAATTCACAGAGATGTACACCTAAAAAGGGTAAATTTCACTGtctgtaaattataccttaagaTATCTGACTTTAAATGTAGGGGAGAAAGGGATGATTCTGGCTGATGTATGAGTACTGAGAAGAGACTATAAATCAACAAGGCAGAAGTAGAGAAAACAGGCTACTATAGTAAGCCAGGCAAAGGACCATAGATGGTGCCTGGTACTGGGGTGAAAATCATGGTAGCTGTGAGAAGTGATCTGATTCTTGTTATATTTGGAAGATCAAGTCTACAGAACTTCCTGAGAGACTGAACATGTAGCATAAGAAAAAGAGGAGCCAAGGATGACTACCaagtttttggcctgagcaactggaaggataGAACATCATTAGCTGAGAATGGAAGGCTACAGAGggaacaagtgtgtgtgtgtgtgcacgcacgcgTGTTTGCTGGGGAAGGCATGTGTGATCAGGAATTCAGTTCTGAGCTCTAGTctgctataaaatgaagatagtatCATTTTACcttatagtttttttgttgttgttgggttttttggtGGGGTAAAAATCACTGCATTCCTTCATTTCAGTTGGAAGTCCTATCATGCAGACTTTGTTGTGACCCTAGAAGGAAGCCCAGACATTACACAGTTCTGCTCACTATAGCTTGAtggatgtgatggttaattttatttgtcatcttgactgggctaagggatgcccagatatctggttaaatgttatttctgggtgtgtctatgaaggtgtttctggatgaCATCAGCATTTGAATGGgtaaactgagtaaagcagataaTCTTCCCTAATGTGGgtaggcatcatccaatccactgagggctggaatacaaaaaaaaaaaaaaaggtggagaaagAGCACATTCACTCTTTCTCCTTGAGCTAAGACATCCATCTTCTCTTGTCCCCAGACATCTACACTCCTGGTTCTTGGGCTTTCAGACTCAGATTGAAACTCACAGTattggctcccctggttctcaggctttcagacttggactggaTATCACTCCtagctttcctggttctctagTCTGCAGATGTCAGCTCATGGAACTCTGTAGCCTCCATAAATAATCATGTGAGTCGATTCCTATAATAAACTTCATcttatatatatctgtatatatcctactgattctgtttctctgcagagcACTGACTATGATGGGTCTACTAGCTCTCACCCCCAAGTTAAGCATGCTCCTCTTTTACAAAAGGGAAAATGTGTCCACTCACCAGATCCTTTAATCAGGTCCCACTCACATCCCTTTAGAAGAAATTCTTCCAAGTTACTAGTTCTGTATTTCACTCCATATGTCCACTGCTTCCTCCACTGTTTATGTGAAGGAGAGGTTAGACACTTTGGGAATTCATGTTTTGGACACCTGTATTTCTGATACAGCTTTCCCTTCCTATTGCGGAGTTTATCATTTCCACTAGTAAGTGTGTgcttaacaaaaataaaacaaaaattgcttCTCATTTCTTCCATCTCTTCAAGCAGTCAGTTCCTCTGTGGTCGTGTAGTTCCTGATACTTTTTGCAGAGGCTCTCTATTTAATCTGGGAGTTGGAAAGAAAGAATGtgatccccccccccaaaaaaaccccaaaacaaacgaCTATGGATTGCcactgaaagctttttttttcctgaagggaGAACCAGTCCTGTTTCCTACTGCAGTACTGTCACTTAGAAACCAAAATTCTCAGCTGACATAACATTTCAGGGCTAATCTAATTCCTAGGAAACTAATCAGCACAgtccaaaacattaaaaaacagcaGCAGCTCATGTCTTTACACCACCACCAATCTGAAATCTCTAACTGTAAATTCCTAATAGCAATTATAACTGCTTAGTTTTATTGAACATTTAGTATGTGTAGGGTGCTGTGCTAAATAAGTCCTTTAAATAAATTCGCTcacttaatattcaaaataatcctatgacaaagttattattattcataaaaaCAGGAGATATTATTATGTCAGTCTTAGAAATAAGCAAGCACCAATATTTAGGCAGCATATTAAGGAATATGACATTTAATTAATCCCCAAAGAATTATGAGAGATTGTTTCTGCCTCATACTATCATTTTCTggttctaatattttaaaaaaagaaaacaaaagaaaagacaattgCAGGTGTGCCCCCTCTTAAAGAAAAtgggttatttgaaaatattacatttagggaaatgaaaattctttttattttacttggaaaTCCTAATATGCAAGGAAGAAACCCAAGGTTGACCTCATGGCAGGTTCAGAGCTCACTATACTGTACAGGGAGCTTGTTTCTACAGTGTATTTTAATATCAGAGAACTGAGTTGCACAGGAGGACTCTTTAAAAACAGGCAGTAAACTGGACAAATGATTTACTGAATCCTTCTGATGTATAAGGGACTACTTTAGGTACTACATCAGCACTGTGGGTATATGATAATAACTCATGGCTCCTGATCTCAAGATTACAATCTAAGTGAGGAGATAAGGTGTGTACAAATAATTCTAAATGCACCAGAGAAATCTAAACTTCAATAAAAGGAACAGACAGCTACAGTAGTTCAGAGGAAGGAGAGACTGCTTCCGACTGTGGAGGACAAATCAGCCTCTTTGAAGAGGTAAAATTTAAATTGTTCTTGAAGGATAAAGTAGGATCCGGATATGTGGAATCTGGCAGGGAGAGGAGCATTCAGAAGCAAAGTGTACAACAAGAATGATGGATGACATAATGACAAGGAAGTGTGGAGTGTGGGTTAAGTACTTAAAGCTTACTTGGAGCATGGGTACCAGAAAGGGAATAGAGGAAAATGAGGTTGGCCAGATAGGTTAAGCTGGACTGTGGCAGGCCTTAAAAAGGAGACAGCCTAGAAAGGGAACTATTATAATACTCGTGGAAGAACACCTGAATCAAGGCAGATCCCAGAAACATTTTAAGAGGTAGAATGGACAGCATTTAGCAGTAACTTGGTATATGTGGAGCAAGAGAGATACAGAAATGAAGCTGGCTAAATGAGAGGATGGAagtcattaataaaaatatggaacaaaggaggagaaagagatgcATGTGAgtagagagagggaaaagagagttcaatttttaaatatactgagCTTCAAGTAATATGGTGATATTTAAGTGGTGAGATCCacttttaatttatataactAAAGTGGGCTGCAAATGTTGGGCTAGAGCTCAGGTCTGAGAGTTCTCCTcttaatatatacatatggaaGCTGTCTTCTAAGTTTATATAGACTGATGTTTGTAGACTCAGAATAAATGTGTCCAAGATGGGACACTTTCACATACATTCTCTTTTAATCCTTCTGAGATAAATAACCTTGCAAGACTATTTATCATCATTTCCTGAAATTATAGTATTTGGCTTGTAAGTTCTTCCTAGCTAATGACTTTACAGTTAGAACTAGTTTTACGTTAACCACAATCTGctgaatgaagaaacaaaaaaaacctcaccaCAGATGGAATCTTAGAAGTCTTCAGTCAATAACAAGCAACCAAGATAGTTTGAGACTCTTCCAGTTCCTTTTTACTCCCTGTAGTTCCTTGATCTCTTCAGCACAATCAAATGTGCTAACTAGTTCCAAGCCAACTGTGCCAATGGTTAACAAGTGGGCAACGGTGTGGTGAGACATGCTCAGTGATCCAAGAAGTCTGTTTGGTTGTCTCCACCAGGGGTTGAGGTGGACTGTGAGTGGAGGACGTTGGTGGGGATTTTGCCCTCTGAAGTGCCGTTTGAAAACAGATCGCCCAGAAGAGAGACCAATGGACCACAAACAGCTTCCATGTGAACACCTTAACATTCAGAAGGTGGGAAGCAGAAGAGGCCCACAGATGTTGCCAAAAAAGGAAATGTTAGAAATATCTACCAAAACAAAGGAAGACATTTCCTCCCCACTGTCTAGGTGATACTTTCTTTTGCAATCTTAAACCCATTCTCCTTTTCTATCAGAATGATAGATCAGCTGTGTTATTTTCACCATTAGTATGAAAagtaataaattaacattttgagATACTCTGGTTtaaccaaagagaaaaacaaccttttgtgtttccctttctgtattctgtttcattaacaaataataaaacaagtgTTCATAACTGTGTGCCCATAGTGGGTAAAAGTTACCAAAAATATGCAGTAATAAGTCTTTCAAATCATCACATGGACCTGATGTATCTTATAAAAAAGTATTAGCCTCCAACTAATAATTGAAACATATCTTTAGAATTATAGCACTtagggcaggcctgtggctcacttgggagagcgtcgtgctgacaactccaagccaagggttaagattcccttaccggtcatcataaaaaaacaaaaaaaaagagagaaccagtttaaatttattttacggGGGCAAAAAATGAGGTTCAAGCAGTTTACTGTCTGTAACATTCTCTCCTTATTTTGAACATCTTCTATGTTCTATCTTCTCTTTCTATGTTCTCCTTATTTTGAACCTCTTCTACATCTTATTTGCCCTGTTAGACCACAGTCTCCTGGAAAATAGGGACCCTGTTCTAACTTTCTTTTAATGATGTCTTAACAATGTGCCCTACACACTGTAAAAGCTTGTGAATCCAGTTATCACTCAGAAAAGGCGGCAGGAAGGAAACCCTCAGCCAAATAACGTATTGTTCTAAACTTGTAGAAAAATTCATTTCTATATTTGAAATCACAGCTATACTTAATCATCCTCATGATTACTAAATACTCTCCAAGCATATAGCCCTCACTGAGCAATAGCTCTTTAGTTCTCTGATTCCAGAAAGCTATGAATGCTTATTTGTTACAGTGTAATAGATGATCAAGAATTCTTCCAATGAAGCCCAAGATCTAACTTTTGACCCATTCTAGTGCCACACTCACAACAAAATGAGGGAAGCTTAACATTTCATAGGCAGAAAAATCTTGAGAAAACGCTCCCGATTTCAATTCCTCAGCTGAAAAGaatgtctctttccttctttacccTCTTAAAATCTCTTCTATGAAGTTGAAAATATCTTGAGCAACATTCTAACACCTTACCTAAAACGCTTAATGCAAAGAGGAAAATCTGTGTGATCTCTCATAATTGTAGTATAGAGATCTGGAACATTGTATACAAGCCCCTGCTATTTTAAGTTCACAAAAAGCCCTGGGAAAATGAGAGGTGAACTAAATTCCTAATAACTGAACAGTCACTTCAAGCAACCACTTGTTCTGCAAACACCACAGGCCCCTTGGGAATCCTTAGATTTGGTTGATAACCTGAACTCTGGCAACTTGCCTTGCAGCAAAactgttacttttttcttttttttttcttttgtctttttcgtgactggcactcagccagtgagtgcaccggcctttcctatataggatccgaacccgcggcgggagtgtcaccgcactcccagcgccgcactttcccaagtgcgccacgggctcggcccaaaactgTTACTTTTGAAATGGGCATTAGCAACAGGAAACTGTAACCTTATCACATTGTACTTCATATTTTTTAAGGAATTCAAACATTCATATTTCAACAATGTGAAGACACATGTGCCATCATTTCTATAACTCAACTACCTTGTTTGGAGTGTGCAGCAGATTGTCTGCAAACCTGGCCACCAAAAATGCCTCCCATCCCTGCACACACCTGCTGCTTCTCCCATCAAGAGGCAGAGTCTATTtcctctccccttgaatctgggctatCCTTGTGATTTGCTCTAACCAATAGACTGCTACAGAAATGATGCTGTACCAGTTCTGGGCCTAGGTTGAAAGAACTGGCAGCTTCCATTTTTGCTTTCTTGGACCCCTAAGCTgctaaggaaattgaggctctcCTGCTAGAATGAGAGGCTTCATGGAGAAAGAGGCCACAGAGAGGAGCACCCCAACCAAAAGCCAGTATCAATGCTTCCAGCATGTGAATGAGACCATCTCGGATCCTCCAGTCCCAGAAGAGTCTAACAAATACCATGCAGAAAAAAGACAAACTAGTCCAACTGAGCCCTGTCCCAACCGCAGATCCAGAGAATCAAGAGCAAATATAATATTTCTGCAAGGACAAAACTTTAGAAATGGCAGACAGATTAGGGGTTGCCAGGAATTAGAGACGAGAATGGGAATGGAGGGTCAGtacctgggggggagggggtgtgaGTGTGCTTACAAAAAGGGCAACCCAAGGGAAACTTTTACTGTTAATTCTGTTCACTACTTTGTTGTGGTGGATATACAAACGCAGACAAGTGATAAAATTGTACACACCTTCACACACACACGATGAAGGCAAGTAACCGGGGAAATCCGATATTGgcattgtatcaatgtcaatatcctggttgtgatactataattttgcaaaatgttaccacTGGGAGAAACTGGGCAAAGGGTACAtgagatctctctgtattattattattattatttttacaactgcatatgaatctacaattatctcaataacaatttaaattaaaaatgttactttaaaGTACTAGGTTTTGAAGTAATCTGTTAT
Protein-coding regions in this window:
- the LOC134369502 gene encoding LOW QUALITY PROTEIN: small ribosomal subunit protein uS14-like (The sequence of the model RefSeq protein was modified relative to this genomic sequence to represent the inferred CDS: substituted 2 bases at 2 genomic stop codons), whose amino-acid sequence is MGHXQVYWSHLXKSNQGFCSCHVCSNQHGLSQIYGVSMCHWCFCLYAEDIGFIKLH